From Moraxella sp. K1664, one genomic window encodes:
- a CDS encoding DNA polymerase III subunit, protein MSEQEQLPYFAPLLPWQAQAWEQVVAQFYDGKLPHGLLACGMAGIGKREFVWRLVAWLLCQNKSEQGACGACDSCHWLMAGTHPDVMVLPSESLPTSDESERSSIKIDDVRALQEYSHVKGHGVRLIVLDNAETLTIGASNALLKTLEEPRAGVHLILISDNPAKLMPTIKSRVQALPLGAVAHDVALAYVGGQLGDESLAKLALTLTDGAVLKAVDLPKSVWFDKRTLWLKTWLTLRHGERSAVSASDYWQGVMNFADFVVLTRLMLMDVVRVGLGLDSIHTDMDVAGLINGADNLSLDKVENFLASLDDMAVAVGQNVQDKMAYDELFCRLVAL, encoded by the coding sequence ATGAGCGAGCAAGAACAGTTACCTTATTTTGCCCCGTTATTGCCTTGGCAAGCACAGGCGTGGGAGCAGGTGGTTGCTCAGTTTTATGACGGTAAATTACCGCATGGACTGTTGGCGTGTGGCATGGCAGGTATTGGCAAGCGTGAATTTGTGTGGCGATTGGTGGCGTGGCTACTGTGCCAAAATAAGAGCGAGCAGGGGGCGTGTGGGGCGTGCGATAGCTGTCATTGGCTCATGGCGGGGACGCACCCCGATGTCATGGTGTTACCGTCTGAGAGCCTGCCTACGTCCGATGAGAGCGAACGCTCGTCCATTAAGATTGATGATGTGCGAGCCTTGCAGGAGTATAGCCACGTCAAAGGGCATGGCGTTCGGCTTATCGTGCTGGATAATGCCGAGACGCTCACGATTGGGGCGAGCAATGCCCTGCTAAAAACCTTAGAAGAGCCACGGGCAGGCGTGCATTTGATACTCATCAGCGACAACCCTGCCAAGCTCATGCCTACCATAAAAAGCCGTGTGCAAGCCCTACCGCTTGGGGCTGTTGCTCATGATGTGGCGTTGGCTTATGTGGGTGGGCAGTTGGGCGATGAGAGCCTTGCCAAACTTGCTTTGACACTCACGGACGGGGCGGTGTTAAAGGCGGTGGATTTGCCAAAGTCGGTATGGTTTGACAAACGCACCTTATGGCTCAAAACATGGCTTACCCTAAGGCATGGCGAGCGGTCGGCGGTGAGTGCAAGCGACTATTGGCAGGGCGTGATGAATTTTGCTGATTTTGTGGTTTTGACACGGCTTATGCTGATGGACGTGGTGCGTGTGGGGCTTGGGCTTGATAGTATTCATACGGATATGGACGTGGCAGGGCTGATAAATGGGGCGGACAATCTGAGTCTTGATAAGGTGGAGAATTTTTTAGCAAGCCTTGATGACATGGCGGTCGCAGTCGGGCAAAACGTGCAGGACAAAATGGCGTATGATGAGCTGTTTTGTCGCTTGGTGGCGTTGTGA
- the kdsB gene encoding 3-deoxy-manno-octulosonate cytidylyltransferase has product MTAPKTHIIIPARYKSTRLPAKPLLDLHGKPMILWTAQKALQATFADSVCVATDDERIFAVCEQAGVPVVMTGEHASGTDRLGEVARILGLADDDIVINMQGDEPLVPPVLLEQAKNLLVENPDCVMATLCEVIDNYDDFYKNSVVKVVHARQNALYFSRSPIPYDRDAHLAGELGNAPKNAYRHLGLYAYRVKLLKEFGTWEQGVLERLESLEQLRILENGQKIAIDIAKVALPLGVDTKDDLDRLNAMPIDEFLKF; this is encoded by the coding sequence ATGACCGCACCCAAAACCCATATCATTATCCCCGCCCGCTACAAATCCACTCGTCTACCTGCCAAGCCTTTGCTGGATTTGCATGGCAAGCCCATGATTTTATGGACGGCCCAAAAGGCTTTGCAAGCAACCTTTGCCGACAGCGTGTGCGTGGCAACGGACGATGAGCGGATTTTTGCGGTGTGTGAGCAGGCGGGCGTGCCTGTGGTAATGACGGGTGAGCATGCGTCAGGCACGGACAGATTGGGGGAAGTGGCACGGATTTTGGGCTTGGCGGACGATGACATTGTCATCAATATGCAAGGCGATGAACCGCTTGTACCGCCTGTGCTACTAGAACAAGCCAAAAATCTTTTGGTGGAAAATCCTGACTGTGTTATGGCGACATTATGTGAAGTCATTGATAATTATGATGATTTTTATAAAAATTCGGTGGTAAAAGTCGTCCACGCTCGCCAAAATGCCTTGTATTTTAGCCGTAGCCCCATACCGTATGACAGGGACGCTCATTTGGCAGGCGAGCTTGGCAACGCCCCAAAAAACGCCTATCGCCATTTGGGGTTGTATGCCTATCGGGTTAAATTATTAAAAGAATTTGGCACATGGGAGCAGGGCGTGCTTGAACGCTTGGAGAGTCTAGAACAGCTTCGTATTTTAGAAAATGGGCAAAAAATCGCCATAGACATCGCCAAAGTCGCCTTACCGCTTGGGGTGGACACCAAGGACGATTTGGATAGGCTAAATGCCATGCCGATTGATGAGTTTTTGAAGTTCTGA
- the lpxK gene encoding tetraacyldisaccharide 4'-kinase, with translation MKNLELLITKAWQDNSPMLTTLAPLSALYGVVGRVRKSLYDNDKLAKYYAPIPVMIIGNITVGGSGKTPLIIALVKYLQDKGINVGVISRGYGRADSSPAMVFADSTPKDVGDEPCLIVQSTNVPMAVGANRGQVIDLLIKNNPTLQLIISDDGLQHYALHRDVEWIVVDGVRGFGNGKLFPQGFLREPLDRLNGATVIYHDSRTERYDDSALLMHLAPSKIIPLFHDKSDKNHILAPQKVYAVSGIGYPARFFKTLTELGFDVMEKPFGDHHEFVLDDLMDLKDLPIITTSKDAVKLRELAKQHNHTIFDNVWVLPVQAVLSESVYGEMDRVLNELGIDKL, from the coding sequence ATGAAAAACCTAGAACTACTCATTACCAAAGCATGGCAAGACAACTCCCCCATGCTAACCACACTCGCCCCCTTGTCTGCCCTGTATGGGGTGGTGGGGCGTGTGCGTAAGTCCTTGTATGATAACGATAAACTTGCCAAATACTACGCCCCCATTCCTGTGATGATTATCGGTAATATCACGGTGGGCGGTAGTGGCAAAACCCCGCTTATCATCGCCCTTGTTAAATATTTACAAGACAAAGGCATAAACGTGGGCGTGATAAGTCGTGGCTATGGACGGGCAGACAGTAGCCCTGCAATGGTTTTTGCCGATAGCACCCCCAAAGACGTGGGCGATGAGCCGTGCCTTATCGTCCAAAGCACAAACGTGCCAATGGCGGTGGGGGCAAATCGTGGTCAAGTCATTGATTTACTTATAAAAAATAATCCAACTCTACAACTCATCATCAGCGATGATGGACTGCAACACTATGCCCTGCACCGAGATGTGGAGTGGATAGTGGTGGACGGCGTGCGTGGGTTCGGTAACGGCAAATTATTCCCACAGGGCTTTTTGCGGGAACCGCTTGACCGCCTAAATGGGGCGACTGTGATTTATCACGATAGCCGAACTGAACGCTATGATGATAGTGCCTTACTAATGCACCTTGCTCCCAGTAAAATCATTCCGCTTTTTCATGATAAATCTGATAAAAATCATATACTTGCACCACAAAAGGTGTATGCCGTCAGTGGTATTGGTTATCCTGCCCGTTTTTTTAAGACCTTGACCGAACTTGGGTTTGATGTGATGGAAAAGCCCTTTGGCGACCATCACGAATTTGTGCTTGATGATTTGATGGATTTAAAGGATTTACCCATCATAACCACAAGCAAAGACGCGGTTAAATTGCGTGAACTTGCCAAACAGCATAACCATACAATTTTTGATAATGTTTGGGTGTTACCTGTGCAAGCGGTGTTATCAGAAAGTGTTTATGGGGAAATGGATAGGGTGCTTAATGAATTGGGTATTGATAAATTATGA
- the msbA gene encoding lipid A export permease/ATP-binding protein MsbA, with protein MSKPTPQTNFDPNDKLAVFLRLMSYLKPYWWAAIFMAIGMVLSAGSEVASAKLFEFIIDAINNDDEKGKFWFPFLVIALFFFRGVGAFLGGYYSAYISRNLVYHLRVAVFEKLLRLPSDFYLKNPAGTISSKLIFDVEQVTAGSNEAITTLLKEGLTVIALFGYLFYSNWRLTLVLMIVVPPIFWIIKKVSKKFATLSTGIQESMSAVSHITNEAVAGYQVVKNYGGQVYEADRFNKASLDNLQKGMKITVLAAINSPLIQLLMATGMCFVVWLSLRPEVLGGMTAGQFASFLIAAGLLARPVKALTDVNQKLQRGLAGGASVFKLLDTPEERDTGTLTPVIHGNIRFDDVSLTYDGGVQAIKGFNLDIKAGETVAVVGRSGSGKTTLVNLLTRSLTPTSGRILIDGTPIDEIKLSSLREQIAMVNQQVTLFLDTVAHNIAYGALSVKSRDDIIKASKSAYAHDFIMALPDGYDSFIGSDGLQLSGGQRQRLSIARALLKDAPILILDEATSALDNESEYYIQKALETVMQGRTTLVIAHRLSTIQNADRIIVMDKGQIVEMGTHDELFAKGGMYRTMYERTFDEQSEPTTP; from the coding sequence ATGTCAAAACCTACCCCCCAAACCAACTTTGACCCCAATGACAAATTGGCGGTCTTTTTGCGTCTGATGTCCTACCTAAAACCCTACTGGTGGGCGGCGATTTTTATGGCGATTGGCATGGTGCTAAGTGCAGGCTCTGAGGTTGCCAGTGCCAAGCTCTTTGAGTTTATTATTGATGCCATTAACAACGATGATGAAAAAGGCAAATTTTGGTTTCCGTTTTTGGTAATTGCTCTGTTTTTCTTTCGGGGGGTTGGGGCGTTTTTGGGGGGATATTATTCGGCGTATATCTCTCGTAACCTTGTCTATCATTTGCGTGTGGCGGTGTTTGAAAAGCTGTTACGCCTGCCGTCCGATTTTTATCTAAAAAACCCTGCCGGCACCATTTCATCCAAACTTATCTTTGACGTGGAGCAAGTTACCGCAGGCAGTAACGAGGCGATTACCACGCTATTAAAAGAGGGTTTGACGGTCATTGCGTTGTTTGGTTATCTGTTTTATAGCAACTGGCGACTTACGCTTGTTTTGATGATAGTCGTACCACCGATTTTTTGGATTATCAAAAAAGTTTCCAAAAAATTCGCCACACTATCGACAGGCATCCAAGAGTCTATGAGTGCGGTCAGTCATATCACCAATGAAGCAGTAGCGGGCTATCAGGTCGTCAAAAACTATGGCGGTCAGGTGTATGAAGCTGATAGATTTAACAAAGCAAGTCTGGATAACCTACAAAAAGGCATGAAAATCACTGTGCTTGCCGCCATCAACTCACCGCTCATTCAGCTACTCATGGCAACAGGTATGTGCTTTGTGGTGTGGTTGTCTCTGCGCCCCGAAGTGCTTGGGGGCATGACGGCAGGGCAGTTTGCCTCCTTTCTTATCGCCGCAGGACTGCTTGCCCGTCCTGTCAAAGCCTTGACCGATGTCAATCAAAAACTGCAACGGGGCTTGGCAGGGGGTGCGTCTGTGTTTAAACTGTTAGACACGCCCGAGGAGCGTGATACCGGCACGCTAACCCCTGTCATTCATGGTAATATCCGTTTTGATGATGTGAGCTTGACCTATGATGGTGGCGTGCAAGCGATAAAGGGCTTTAACCTTGACATTAAGGCAGGCGAGACGGTGGCGGTAGTGGGGCGGTCAGGTTCGGGTAAGACGACTCTTGTAAACTTGCTTACTCGCTCACTTACGCCAACATCGGGGCGGATACTGATAGACGGCACGCCCATTGATGAGATTAAATTATCATCACTGCGTGAACAGATTGCCATGGTCAATCAGCAGGTTACGCTGTTTTTGGATACGGTCGCTCACAACATCGCTTATGGGGCGTTATCCGTCAAATCCCGTGATGACATCATCAAGGCAAGCAAATCGGCTTATGCTCATGATTTTATCATGGCGTTGCCAGACGGCTATGACAGCTTTATCGGGTCGGACGGTTTGCAGTTATCGGGCGGGCAACGCCAACGGCTGTCTATCGCACGAGCATTGTTAAAAGACGCACCGATTTTGATATTGGACGAGGCCACATCCGCCCTAGATAACGAAAGCGAATACTATATCCAAAAGGCGTTAGAAACCGTCATGCAAGGGCGTACCACGCTTGTCATCGCTCATCGCTTATCCACCATCCAAAACGCCGACCGTATCATCGTCATGGATAAAGGGCAAATCGTAGAAATGGGTACGCATGACGAGCTATTTGCCAAAGGCGGTATGTATCGTACCATGTACGAGCGTACTTTTGATGAGCAAAGCGAGCCGACCACCCCATGA
- a CDS encoding biopolymer transporter ExbD yields the protein MRFRKPTVEPLEINLTPMIDCLLFLIVFLLMATTFNHFSRINIVLPEAKGVAVTNEGKQIEVAVQKDGTYLVNGLALGSSTEAELINMLQKEAGTDRKQLFVIAADAEASHQAVVRVMDVAGKMGFLNLNISTVVPAPQSGSK from the coding sequence ATGAGATTTCGTAAACCGACCGTTGAGCCTTTGGAAATCAATCTAACCCCCATGATTGATTGCTTGCTCTTTTTGATTGTATTTTTGCTGATGGCGACGACCTTTAACCATTTTAGTCGCATTAATATCGTCCTGCCCGAAGCCAAAGGTGTGGCAGTGACCAATGAAGGCAAACAGATAGAAGTGGCGGTACAAAAAGACGGCACTTATTTGGTTAATGGACTTGCCTTGGGGTCTAGTACCGAAGCTGAGCTGATTAACATGCTCCAAAAAGAAGCGGGTACTGACCGCAAACAACTGTTCGTCATCGCTGCCGATGCCGAAGCGTCACACCAAGCGGTGGTGCGTGTCATGGATGTGGCGGGCAAAATGGGCTTTTTAAACCTAAACATCAGCACCGTTGTGCCAGCACCACAAAGCGGTAGCAAGTAA
- a CDS encoding MotA/TolQ/ExbB proton channel family protein, which yields MWELVKAGGWLMLPIIVCSIVALVIIIERGKVLRMGLLAPSGLREQLISQLRTKGDINKNTLLAIKGESPLGDILATGLLYRQYGLDSMTMHMQNRASVQIHTLEKNINMLGTIGAIAPLLGLLGTVLGIIISFLAVTDGSMQDPAMLAGGVSQALITTAGGMFVAIPALMAYRYFQRRIVDINAKFESEAGLLIQEMYDYGLMKDGSQKEPSQASESVAHSQHQEQS from the coding sequence ATGTGGGAGCTTGTTAAAGCAGGCGGTTGGCTGATGTTGCCAATCATCGTGTGTTCTATCGTGGCACTGGTCATCATCATCGAGCGTGGCAAAGTGTTACGCATGGGTTTGCTTGCCCCGAGCGGACTTAGAGAACAGCTGATTAGCCAGTTACGCACCAAAGGCGACATCAATAAAAACACCCTGCTTGCCATCAAAGGCGAGTCGCCATTGGGTGATATTTTGGCAACGGGACTTTTGTATCGCCAGTATGGGCTAGACAGTATGACCATGCACATGCAAAACCGTGCCAGTGTACAGATTCATACATTAGAGAAGAACATTAACATGCTCGGCACGATTGGGGCGATTGCACCGCTTTTGGGTCTGTTGGGGACGGTACTCGGTATTATTATCTCATTTTTGGCGGTGACAGACGGTTCTATGCAAGACCCTGCCATGCTCGCAGGTGGTGTCTCTCAGGCGTTGATTACCACCGCAGGGGGTATGTTTGTTGCCATTCCTGCCTTGATGGCGTATCGTTATTTTCAAAGACGCATTGTGGATATTAATGCCAAATTCGAGAGTGAAGCAGGGCTACTCATCCAAGAGATGTATGACTATGGGCTGATGAAAGATGGTTCGCAAAAAGAGCCAAGCCAAGCCAGCGAGTCTGTCGCCCATTCTCAACACCAAGAGCAGTCATAG
- a CDS encoding ParB/RepB/Spo0J family partition protein, whose product MTKKRGLGTKRGLEALMGNIKRERDLTAEAIMPTAESAPAPKSASPKKTGIKANADKSTAQVTSKSAKTAQSEPAQDGEQVTLIQIDPVRLQSGKYQPRRDIKEEALQELAESVRQHGVMQPIVIRPLLDGESKADGITHEIIAGERRWRAAKLAGLTTIPAIERVLSDEVAIALALIENIQREDLTVLEQAAALERFHTEFGMSHAMIADVVGKARTTVSNLLRLNALHDEVKAFMMDNLLDMGHARTLLSLSKDQQPIIAKKIIHADMTVREAEKLVKSILHPEPKAVSVNSREVIALNQQLSDALGATVKLKQGKDGKGSVEIFFHSHDELSGLMAQLGVAKS is encoded by the coding sequence ATGACAAAAAAGCGTGGGCTTGGCACGAAACGTGGCTTAGAAGCCTTGATGGGTAATATTAAACGAGAAAGAGATTTGACCGCAGAAGCCATCATGCCGACAGCGGAATCTGCCCCTGCCCCCAAGTCAGCCAGTCCCAAAAAAACTGGCATAAAAGCCAATGCCGACAAAAGCACCGCCCAAGTAACCAGTAAATCTGCCAAGACCGCCCAGTCTGAGCCTGCCCAAGATGGTGAGCAGGTCACGCTCATTCAAATCGACCCTGTCAGATTGCAATCAGGTAAATATCAGCCCAGACGAGACATTAAAGAAGAAGCCTTGCAGGAGCTTGCCGAGTCAGTACGTCAGCACGGGGTCATGCAACCCATCGTTATCCGCCCTTTGTTGGATGGCGAGAGTAAGGCGGATGGCATTACCCATGAGATTATCGCAGGTGAGCGACGTTGGCGAGCTGCCAAACTGGCAGGGCTTACCACTATTCCTGCCATTGAGCGTGTGCTGTCTGATGAGGTGGCGATTGCCTTGGCACTCATTGAGAACATTCAGCGTGAAGACTTGACGGTGTTAGAGCAGGCGGCGGCGTTGGAGCGGTTTCATACCGAGTTTGGCATGAGTCATGCGATGATTGCCGATGTCGTGGGTAAGGCACGCACGACCGTGTCCAACCTGCTACGCCTGAATGCGTTGCATGATGAAGTCAAGGCGTTTATGATGGATAATCTGCTTGACATGGGTCATGCCCGCACTTTGCTGTCTTTGTCTAAAGACCAACAGCCCATCATCGCCAAAAAAATCATTCATGCGGACATGACGGTGCGTGAAGCAGAAAAACTGGTCAAGTCTATCTTGCACCCTGAGCCAAAGGCAGTCTCGGTCAATAGTCGTGAAGTCATCGCTCTAAATCAACAGCTCTCGGACGCATTGGGGGCGACGGTCAAGCTAAAACAAGGCAAAGACGGCAAGGGCAGTGTGGAGATATTTTTTCATAGCCATGATGAGCTAAGCGGGCTGATGGCACAGCTTGGCGTGGCAAAGTCTTGA
- a CDS encoding PspC domain-containing protein, whose product MTHHVSPNHARLTRTKPKLIRLHRSKRHRLMAGVFGGIAEYMGWSPAVLRWLFVLSIPLTATITLFGGILFYLIMWLIMPEASGESCIHKSY is encoded by the coding sequence ATGACTCATCATGTCAGCCCTAACCATGCCAGACTTACACGCACCAAGCCCAAACTCATCCGCCTACACCGTTCAAAACGTCATCGTCTGATGGCAGGGGTGTTCGGCGGGATTGCCGAATACATGGGGTGGTCGCCTGCGGTACTGCGGTGGCTGTTTGTGTTGTCCATTCCACTGACAGCAACCATTACATTGTTTGGTGGGATTTTGTTTTATCTTATCATGTGGCTTATCATGCCCGAAGCGAGCGGTGAGTCTTGTATTCATAAGTCGTATTAA
- the pta gene encoding phosphate acetyltransferase: MKTLLLIPTTSQINMETVVQNVANLVGGEIVAIPSHDELVSAISDNNLDDLLETVIAKQSDPISVVVGVLADESRPYANRVNRELGTGFDADVILVGDNDIRLPVFASVFGGIKGERIWGIIGTAELSGKVQVVARTDKGGHLSEIDGGAFDNYKTSERTQKLSPYAFRNQVVRLAQNAKKRIVLPEGDEPRTIEAAVICQNRRIAQCVLLGDPAKIRAVADERGVTLPDDIEIIEPSTVSEKYVAPMVERRKGKLDEAGAREALQDTVYLGTMMLQVGDVDGLVSGAVHTTADTIRPAFQLIKTAPEYSLVSSVFFMLLPEQVVVYGDCAVNPNPTAEQLAEIAIQSAESAKAFGIDPKVALISYSTMNSGSGPDVDTVKGALEIVREKAPELKVDGPLQFDAASVPSVGKQKAPNSAVAGEANVFIFPDLNTGNTTYKAVQRTAGVISVGPMLQGLNKPVNDLSRGCLVDDIVYTIALTAIQAV; this comes from the coding sequence ATGAAAACATTATTACTTATCCCCACCACCAGCCAAATCAACATGGAAACTGTGGTTCAAAATGTCGCAAACCTAGTCGGTGGCGAGATTGTCGCCATTCCAAGCCATGATGAGTTGGTGAGTGCCATTAGCGACAACAACCTTGATGACCTACTAGAAACCGTCATCGCCAAGCAGTCCGACCCTATCAGCGTGGTGGTGGGCGTGCTTGCTGATGAGAGCCGTCCGTATGCCAACCGTGTGAACCGTGAGTTGGGAACAGGTTTTGATGCGGACGTGATTTTGGTGGGCGATAATGACATACGCCTGCCTGTATTTGCATCTGTATTTGGCGGTATCAAAGGTGAACGTATTTGGGGTATCATTGGCACAGCAGAGCTGTCAGGTAAGGTGCAAGTGGTAGCACGTACTGACAAAGGTGGTCATTTATCTGAGATTGATGGCGGTGCATTTGACAATTACAAAACGTCCGAACGCACCCAAAAGCTATCACCTTATGCCTTTCGCAATCAAGTGGTTCGTCTTGCCCAAAATGCCAAAAAACGCATTGTATTGCCAGAGGGTGATGAGCCACGCACCATTGAAGCGGCGGTAATTTGCCAAAATCGTCGTATCGCCCAGTGTGTGCTTTTGGGCGACCCTGCCAAGATTCGTGCGGTGGCAGATGAGCGTGGTGTTACCTTGCCTGATGACATTGAAATCATCGAGCCATCGACCGTCAGCGAAAAATATGTCGCCCCCATGGTAGAACGCCGTAAGGGCAAACTTGATGAAGCAGGGGCGAGAGAGGCTCTACAAGACACCGTATATCTAGGCACGATGATGTTACAAGTGGGTGATGTGGATGGTTTGGTTTCAGGTGCCGTACACACCACGGCTGACACCATTCGCCCAGCGTTCCAGCTTATCAAAACCGCCCCAGAGTATAGCCTAGTATCTAGCGTGTTCTTTATGCTACTGCCCGAGCAAGTGGTCGTCTATGGCGACTGTGCGGTGAACCCAAACCCAACAGCAGAACAACTTGCTGAGATTGCCATTCAGTCGGCAGAGTCTGCCAAAGCGTTTGGTATTGACCCCAAAGTTGCCTTGATTAGCTACTCTACCATGAACTCAGGCTCAGGCCCTGACGTGGATACGGTCAAAGGTGCGTTAGAGATTGTCCGTGAAAAAGCCCCTGAGCTAAAAGTGGACGGACCCTTACAATTTGACGCAGCCTCTGTGCCAAGCGTAGGCAAACAAAAAGCCCCAAATTCAGCGGTGGCAGGCGAAGCCAACGTGTTTATTTTCCCCGATTTGAACACTGGCAACACCACTTATAAAGCCGTGCAACGTACCGCAGGCGTGATTAGTGTAGGGCCTATGCTACAAGGTCTTAACAAGCCTGTTAATGATTTGTCTCGTGGCTGTTTGGTGGATGACATTGTTTATACCATTGCCTTGACAGCGATTCAAGCGGTGTAA
- a CDS encoding acetate kinase: MSLTNPTLVLNCGSSSIKYALISEDGSTRIEGLAEALGNPDARIKHKNLDGSKVEINIPNSGAHTEALQIILGELIAEHKPVAVGHRVVHGGDKFKSATVITPEVLATIEELASLAPLHNPANASGIKAINAIYPDLPQVAIFDTAFHQTMPAHAYRYAIPKELYTEHQIRRYGFHGTSHNYVSNRANTLSGQDGKTGWLVAHLGNGCSATAVYDGQSLDTSMGLTPLEGLMMGTRSGDIDPSIHLHLHRTLGLSIQEIDTLLNKKSGLLGVSGVSNDMRNLEQADKEGNADATLALDMFAYRVAKYLLSLTAGLPVLTGIAFTGGIGENGADMRAKIVSHLKHLGVQIDTAKNAELSRGAEGSFHAEGSAVELWVVPTDEEFQIASESRAVLGL, encoded by the coding sequence ATGTCCCTAACCAACCCCACCTTAGTATTAAATTGTGGCTCATCATCCATCAAATACGCCCTGATTAGCGAAGACGGTAGCACTCGCATTGAAGGTCTTGCCGAAGCGTTGGGTAATCCTGACGCCCGTATCAAGCACAAAAACCTAGACGGCTCAAAAGTAGAAATCAACATCCCAAATTCAGGGGCTCATACCGAAGCCTTGCAAATCATCCTAGGCGAGCTTATCGCCGAGCATAAGCCTGTGGCTGTGGGTCATCGTGTGGTACACGGTGGCGACAAATTCAAATCAGCAACCGTCATCACCCCAGAAGTGCTAGCAACCATCGAAGAGTTGGCAAGCCTTGCCCCACTTCATAACCCTGCTAACGCGTCTGGTATCAAGGCGATTAACGCCATTTATCCTGACCTGCCCCAAGTGGCGATTTTTGACACGGCATTTCACCAAACCATGCCTGCCCACGCTTACCGCTACGCCATTCCAAAAGAGCTGTACACCGAACACCAAATCCGCCGTTACGGCTTTCATGGCACCTCACACAACTATGTCTCAAACCGTGCCAACACGCTAAGCGGTCAAGATGGCAAAACAGGTTGGCTTGTGGCTCACCTAGGTAACGGCTGTTCAGCAACAGCAGTATACGACGGTCAAAGCCTGGATACATCTATGGGTCTTACCCCGCTAGAAGGTCTGATGATGGGTACTCGCTCAGGCGACATCGACCCAAGCATTCACTTGCATTTGCACCGCACCTTAGGCTTGTCTATCCAAGAGATTGACACGCTTTTGAATAAAAAGAGCGGTCTTTTGGGCGTGTCGGGCGTATCTAATGATATGCGTAACCTAGAACAAGCCGACAAAGAGGGTAATGCTGACGCCACGCTCGCCCTTGATATGTTCGCTTACCGTGTTGCCAAATACTTGCTTAGCTTGACCGCAGGTTTGCCAGTATTGACGGGCATTGCCTTTACAGGTGGTATTGGCGAGAATGGTGCGGACATGCGTGCTAAGATTGTGAGCCACTTAAAGCATTTGGGCGTGCAAATTGACACCGCCAAAAATGCCGAACTGTCTCGTGGGGCGGAGGGTAGTTTCCATGCTGAGGGTTCTGCTGTTGAGCTATGGGTTGTCCCAACCGATGAAGAATTCCAAATCGCCAGCGAATCTCGTGCGGTACTAGGATTGTAA
- a CDS encoding CZB domain-containing protein yields the protein MSNPNTTIQPLDFSAALKAHADWKGKLREAIGNEETLDEAKVSRDDLCVLGVWLHDEANVNALTGLESYHHCKQKHAEFHKEIGKVAKEINRKNFDKAKEMIGSGSQYSEISTDIALSLHQLKKDASTS from the coding sequence ATGAGTAATCCCAATACAACCATTCAACCTCTAGATTTTAGTGCAGCATTAAAAGCTCATGCAGACTGGAAAGGAAAATTAAGAGAAGCCATTGGTAATGAAGAGACCTTAGATGAAGCCAAAGTGTCTCGTGATGATTTATGTGTCTTAGGTGTTTGGCTTCATGATGAAGCTAACGTAAACGCCTTGACTGGTCTTGAAAGTTATCACCACTGCAAACAAAAACATGCAGAATTTCACAAAGAAATCGGTAAAGTAGCAAAAGAAATCAATAGAAAAAATTTTGACAAAGCCAAAGAAATGATTGGTTCAGGTTCACAATATTCTGAAATCAGTACTGACATTGCACTGTCATTACACCAGTTGAAAAAAGATGCCAGCACCTCTTAA